From Bacteroidota bacterium, one genomic window encodes:
- a CDS encoding peptide MFS transporter yields the protein MNTNSSNSGHPRGLYLLFFTEMWERFSYYGMRAIFILFMTKALFMDKALASNIYGSFTGLVYLTPLLGGYISDKFWGNRRSILVGGLLMAAGQFLMYLSGSLVTDGAQSVSAVSFMWIGLTLLIVGNGFFKPNISTMVGQLYPKNDSRIDGAFTIFYMGINMGAFFSPLVCGTLGDTGNIADFKYGFLAAAIGMLVSTLSFEVLKNKHLKDPDGNPLGMPKAKMDLKTYAVIIGSIGLIYFLLNFQTIMAAIFGAGAVADPNTFAHTLANMDLVAYLIYASIILMPIIILSDKSLTKDERERIIVVFILAFFVVFFWACFEQAGASLTLFADQQVDRAVSINISKFVILGFTVLLSYYLAKAFGWFFEWSKKNILLIQVIAAGILVALTFTGYINDFHQSEFPASWFQSINPLAIIVLAPVFTMLWGKLAKVNMEPSSPLKMAMGLGLVALGYVIIAYAVHGIDPSTKIAMFWLFALYIVHTMGELCLSPIGLSMVSKLAPLRLSSLMMGTWFLANAAANKFAGTLSALIPPGAGEAPAEAAKIPSFLGIEISNLFIFFCVFIVLSGTAALILLGLYKKLIKMMHGVN from the coding sequence ATGAATACAAACAGTTCCAATTCTGGTCATCCACGTGGGTTATACCTGTTGTTCTTTACAGAAATGTGGGAACGCTTCAGTTACTATGGGATGCGGGCGATTTTCATTCTGTTCATGACGAAGGCTTTGTTCATGGACAAAGCACTTGCCTCAAACATCTACGGCAGTTTTACCGGGCTTGTTTATTTGACACCACTTTTAGGTGGTTACATTTCCGATAAATTCTGGGGAAACCGCAGGAGTATTCTTGTAGGCGGACTTTTAATGGCTGCAGGACAGTTCCTGATGTACCTGAGTGGAAGTCTGGTGACGGATGGCGCGCAAAGTGTGAGCGCTGTTTCCTTTATGTGGATTGGTTTGACACTTCTGATTGTCGGAAACGGATTCTTCAAACCGAATATCTCGACAATGGTTGGACAATTGTATCCAAAGAATGATTCCCGGATTGACGGTGCTTTTACCATCTTCTACATGGGAATTAATATGGGGGCGTTCTTCTCCCCTTTGGTATGTGGTACGCTTGGAGATACGGGAAACATTGCTGATTTTAAATACGGTTTTCTTGCAGCTGCGATTGGAATGTTGGTCAGCACCTTGTCCTTTGAAGTTCTGAAAAACAAACACCTGAAAGATCCTGATGGAAATCCATTGGGTATGCCTAAGGCTAAAATGGATCTTAAAACTTACGCGGTAATCATCGGATCTATTGGTTTGATTTATTTCCTCCTGAATTTTCAGACAATCATGGCTGCCATCTTTGGTGCCGGTGCCGTTGCTGATCCAAATACGTTTGCTCACACCCTTGCGAACATGGACCTGGTGGCCTATCTGATCTACGCATCCATCATTCTTATGCCGATAATCATTCTTTCAGATAAGAGCCTTACAAAAGATGAACGCGAAAGGATTATAGTAGTTTTCATTCTTGCTTTCTTCGTGGTATTCTTCTGGGCTTGTTTCGAACAGGCAGGAGCTTCTCTCACTTTGTTCGCGGATCAACAGGTAGACCGGGCCGTAAGCATCAATATCAGCAAATTTGTAATTCTCGGTTTTACTGTACTTCTCTCCTACTATCTGGCCAAAGCATTTGGTTGGTTTTTTGAATGGAGTAAGAAAAATATCCTTCTGATCCAGGTTATCGCTGCAGGAATTCTTGTAGCGCTCACATTTACCGGTTACATCAACGATTTTCATCAGTCAGAATTCCCGGCATCATGGTTCCAGTCCATTAATCCATTAGCGATTATTGTTCTTGCGCCTGTGTTTACGATGCTTTGGGGTAAGCTGGCAAAAGTCAACATGGAGCCCTCCTCTCCTTTGAAAATGGCAATGGGTTTAGGACTTGTTGCCTTGGGTTATGTGATCATTGCTTATGCAGTACATGGTATTGATCCATCCACCAAGATCGCGATGTTCTGGCTCTTCGCATTGTATATTGTGCATACCATGGGTGAACTTTGTTTATCACCTATCGGATTGAGTATGGTGAGTAAACTTGCGCCATTAAGACTTTCATCACTTATGATGGGTACATGGTTTCTTGCGAATGCCGCTGCGAACAAGTTCGCAGGAACATTGAGCGCTCTGATTCCTCCAGGCGCAGGAGAAGCACCAGCTGAAGCAGCCAAGATCCCAAGTTTCCTTGGCATTGAAATTTCCAATTTGTTTATCTTCTTCTGCGTATTTATCGTCCTCAGTGGCACTGCTGCCTTAATCCTGCTCGGATTGTATAAGAAGCTGATTAAAATGATGCATGGAGTAAATTAA
- a CDS encoding DUF255 domain-containing protein → MSVIQKILLSLFVSCFLISPVHSQESGKKKAGIEWMDFKSALTKSSSQPKKIFIDVYTGWCGWCKRMDATTFEDPEVVAYMNQHYYAVKLDAETKDTIVFKDKSYVFKPEYRANEIAAIFLNGQMSYPTSVYLDEKSDPIGPVAGYMTEKQLLPVLKYFAEDLYKTTKWDDYVRENIK, encoded by the coding sequence ATGTCTGTTATTCAAAAAATACTTCTGAGTCTTTTCGTTTCATGCTTTCTTATTTCTCCTGTTCATTCTCAGGAATCAGGGAAGAAAAAAGCAGGTATAGAATGGATGGATTTTAAATCTGCTTTGACCAAGTCTTCATCCCAACCCAAAAAAATATTTATTGACGTATATACCGGTTGGTGCGGATGGTGCAAGCGAATGGATGCAACAACTTTTGAAGATCCGGAAGTAGTAGCATATATGAACCAACATTATTACGCGGTAAAACTGGATGCTGAAACCAAAGACACCATTGTTTTCAAGGACAAGTCGTATGTATTCAAACCTGAATACAGGGCGAATGAAATTGCAGCAATCTTCCTGAATGGACAAATGAGTTATCCCACATCCGTCTATTTGGATGAAAAATCTGATCCAATTGGTCCTGTAGCAGGTTATATGACTGAAAAGCAACTTTTACCAGTTTTAAAATATTTCGCTGAAGACCTCTATAAGACAACAAAATGGGACGATTATGTGAGGGAGAATATTAAATAG
- a CDS encoding toxin-antitoxin system YwqK family antitoxin — translation MKFIRINAVVFYLLMLTFNLSGQTFQVFKGDTINRLDDKGQKQGLWRKYYPTDTLFSEGKYKNNIHIGTFNSYHKNGVLQAKMIYRGMSDVCLAEIYSDAGKLKAKGKYIDKNKDSLWTYFGESGGISATEFYVKGKKENAWKVFFPNGKISHLTTYKSDVKHGPYKEFYESGNIKVDGLMKKGEFEGTLTMFFENGKISQKGKYVNGLREGSWLIYKEDGEKIREDLYKAGILLNPVPEEKEVPIPEVK, via the coding sequence ATGAAATTCATCCGTATTAACGCTGTTGTATTTTACCTGTTGATGTTGACATTCAATTTGTCAGGACAAACTTTCCAGGTTTTTAAAGGAGATACTATCAACAGGCTTGATGACAAAGGACAGAAACAGGGGCTCTGGAGGAAATATTACCCGACGGATACGTTATTTTCTGAAGGCAAATACAAAAACAACATTCATATTGGAACTTTCAATTCGTATCACAAGAATGGAGTGCTTCAGGCAAAAATGATTTATCGTGGAATGTCAGATGTATGTCTTGCTGAAATTTATAGTGATGCCGGTAAGCTCAAGGCGAAAGGAAAATACATTGATAAAAACAAAGACAGTCTTTGGACATATTTTGGTGAAAGCGGAGGTATTTCTGCGACTGAATTTTATGTAAAAGGGAAGAAAGAAAATGCATGGAAAGTGTTTTTTCCGAATGGTAAAATTTCACATTTAACTACCTATAAGTCGGATGTAAAGCATGGGCCTTACAAAGAGTTTTATGAAAGTGGAAATATTAAGGTAGACGGATTGATGAAGAAAGGCGAATTTGAAGGGACTCTGACAATGTTTTTCGAAAATGGGAAAATATCTCAAAAAGGCAAGTATGTAAATGGACTTCGAGAAGGTTCCTGGTTGATCTATAAGGAAGATGGAGAGAAGATTAGGGAAGATCTATACAAAGCCGGTATTTTACTTAACCCTGTTCCTGAAGAAAAGGAAGTTCCCATTCCTGAGGTAAAGTAA